A stretch of the Oenococcus sp. UCMA 16435 genome encodes the following:
- the addA gene encoding helicase-exonuclease AddAB subunit AddA, whose product MNFSKNQQAVISHIPDHNLLVAASAGSGKTTVLIEHVYQQLVSGKNIDRFLISTFTDAAALEMKNRLEKRIRTGIAEEDGRLKKHLQEQLLLLNSAAIGTLDSFSLRIIERYYSVIGLDPRYRMLADQTEKNLLVKDVLDDTFDEVYHDENFLRLLNNFSSASHDQDLKNLVIKLNTMAETRADPDLWLDSIAENYRLNAGLTEGSFWQQLLEPQIINRTSAALYELLSAKKGVENLEDYHSYIAYLTDTISLVQGFIEVCSQKNWQQMSDYFVNNSWPRSARKSGKNEEEANYFSNWIKPWIDEAKDSYRSIESDFLFLNESQWLDVSKQSLGIVEELIRLTKVFRKKFAFKKRELSLLDFSDGEQFAYQILQKQSVRKEIQSLFDEVLVDEYQDINDLQENILTDVSNGSNFFMVGDLKQSIYGFRQADPDNFSNKYIEYKKRNGGELIELSENYRSQHNVADFTNTVFRKLMDRRLGGIDYRGDVELKAANRDYPKNLKSVADISIFDIDKENSDDEDFNTREAEIKIIAAKIQKLVGQAEIYDRQSGKMRPVVYRDITILERSHSWENDIQTIFQKYHIPINVAAGNFLQEFEVSIVLSFLKIIDNPHQDIPLVAVLRSPIYGLDENQLAEIRIVDMKHDYFSAVQAYVKTGQDSDLQKKLADFLIQLSNYRKLAADNQIVDLIWQIYNDTNWPEYVAGMVGGSQRQANLHALYQYAQQLSDNHFVGLFSFIRYVEQLMDSVEDFAQAPVDMGQEAVSVMTIHAAKGLEFPIVFLLNLDKQIDNRDSNGSMVVDFDNGIGIDFIHPVSQVKIPTIQKIAVAEKIKEKNWAEEMRLLYVALTRSEQRLYLVGSSKKMSALIHNWGTPVSTGKNVIAFQDRMRAKSYQSWIGMSLANSGYIQLEKVEGEYSKKDLTFKIKAYNAQTIPEIIGNKTVVGQGEQKETRIDLFQSKKILDYKYPYKLESELPAYHNVSELKRIFEDPDALLMPEMDSNRQPEITDLPQPAFINKGNQEQASSTDKGTATHLILEKIDWKKKIDKKYLQQLLKENVSDQKIRQSIELDQIIWFVNSEFGEEIKRRESTLKREQTFAMLISAKQIYRQAKTTDPVLVHGIIDGYFINRDLITLFDYKTDRLSKDYVSKLKERYSGQLNLYAAALSSIYPNLKVARKVIVGLQGKSLIYL is encoded by the coding sequence ATGAATTTTTCTAAAAATCAGCAGGCCGTTATCTCACATATTCCTGATCATAATTTGTTGGTAGCCGCCTCAGCCGGTTCCGGCAAAACAACTGTATTGATTGAACATGTTTATCAGCAGTTGGTCTCTGGAAAAAATATAGATCGTTTTTTAATTTCAACTTTTACCGATGCAGCAGCTTTGGAAATGAAGAATCGTTTGGAAAAACGGATTCGAACCGGTATTGCTGAAGAAGACGGTCGACTAAAAAAACATTTGCAAGAACAACTGCTGCTGCTGAATTCAGCTGCAATTGGTACTTTGGATTCTTTTTCTTTAAGGATTATTGAACGTTATTACTCGGTAATCGGGCTTGATCCGCGATATCGTATGTTGGCCGACCAAACCGAAAAAAATCTTCTCGTCAAGGATGTTTTGGATGATACCTTTGATGAGGTATATCATGATGAAAATTTTCTAAGGCTCTTGAACAATTTTTCTTCCGCCAGTCATGATCAGGATTTGAAAAATTTGGTCATCAAACTGAATACGATGGCTGAAACGCGTGCCGATCCCGATCTTTGGCTTGATTCGATTGCTGAAAATTATCGTTTGAACGCTGGCCTTACAGAAGGATCTTTTTGGCAGCAATTATTGGAACCGCAAATCATCAATCGTACTTCGGCGGCTCTTTATGAGTTGCTTTCTGCTAAAAAAGGAGTTGAAAATCTCGAAGATTATCATAGTTATATAGCTTATTTAACTGATACGATTAGTTTGGTTCAGGGTTTTATCGAAGTTTGTTCTCAAAAAAATTGGCAGCAAATGAGCGATTATTTTGTTAATAATTCTTGGCCAAGATCCGCCCGCAAATCTGGAAAAAACGAGGAAGAAGCCAATTATTTTAGTAATTGGATCAAGCCTTGGATCGATGAAGCCAAGGATTCCTATCGTTCGATTGAAAGTGATTTTTTATTTTTAAACGAATCCCAGTGGCTTGATGTTAGTAAACAATCTTTAGGAATCGTTGAAGAGTTGATTCGATTAACAAAGGTTTTTCGAAAAAAATTTGCTTTTAAAAAAAGAGAATTATCATTGCTTGATTTTTCCGACGGCGAACAGTTTGCTTATCAAATTCTTCAAAAACAATCGGTTCGTAAAGAGATTCAATCGCTTTTTGATGAAGTGCTTGTTGACGAGTATCAGGATATTAACGATCTCCAAGAAAATATTCTCACGGACGTTTCCAATGGATCGAATTTCTTTATGGTTGGTGATTTAAAACAAAGTATCTACGGTTTTCGACAGGCAGATCCGGATAATTTTTCAAATAAATATATTGAATACAAAAAAAGAAATGGTGGCGAATTGATAGAACTGTCTGAAAATTATCGTTCCCAACATAACGTTGCTGATTTTACGAATACTGTTTTTCGTAAATTGATGGATCGTAGACTTGGTGGAATCGATTATCGGGGAGATGTTGAATTAAAAGCAGCTAATCGAGATTACCCGAAGAATTTGAAGAGTGTCGCTGATATCTCGATTTTTGATATTGACAAGGAAAACAGCGATGACGAAGATTTCAATACTCGTGAAGCGGAAATTAAAATTATTGCTGCAAAAATTCAGAAACTGGTTGGACAGGCTGAAATTTATGATCGCCAAAGCGGAAAAATGCGGCCGGTTGTTTATCGAGATATTACTATTCTTGAACGTTCCCACAGTTGGGAAAATGATATCCAGACAATTTTCCAAAAATATCATATTCCAATTAATGTTGCGGCTGGTAATTTTTTGCAGGAGTTTGAAGTATCAATTGTTTTGAGTTTTTTAAAGATTATCGATAATCCTCACCAAGATATTCCTTTAGTAGCTGTTTTGCGATCTCCGATTTACGGGTTGGATGAGAACCAATTGGCAGAGATCAGAATCGTCGACATGAAACATGACTATTTTTCGGCCGTTCAAGCTTATGTCAAAACAGGCCAGGATTCGGATTTGCAAAAAAAATTAGCAGATTTTTTGATTCAATTATCGAACTACCGAAAACTAGCTGCTGACAATCAAATCGTTGATTTAATTTGGCAAATTTATAATGATACCAACTGGCCGGAATATGTTGCTGGAATGGTCGGCGGCAGCCAAAGACAGGCTAATTTACATGCTCTATACCAATATGCTCAGCAGCTTTCCGATAATCATTTTGTTGGTTTATTTTCTTTTATCCGCTATGTTGAACAGTTGATGGACTCGGTGGAGGATTTTGCCCAGGCTCCAGTTGATATGGGCCAGGAAGCTGTATCGGTAATGACGATTCATGCGGCAAAAGGACTGGAGTTTCCGATTGTTTTTCTTTTAAATTTGGATAAGCAAATTGATAATCGTGATTCCAATGGTTCAATGGTTGTTGACTTTGATAATGGTATTGGAATTGATTTTATTCACCCGGTTTCCCAGGTAAAAATCCCGACAATTCAAAAAATTGCCGTTGCCGAGAAAATTAAAGAAAAAAATTGGGCTGAAGAAATGAGGCTCTTATACGTTGCTTTGACAAGATCTGAACAGAGATTGTATTTAGTTGGTTCAAGTAAAAAAATGAGCGCTTTAATTCATAATTGGGGAACACCTGTTTCGACTGGAAAAAACGTAATTGCTTTTCAAGATCGAATGCGGGCGAAAAGTTACCAAAGCTGGATTGGCATGTCTTTAGCAAACAGTGGCTATATTCAACTGGAGAAAGTTGAAGGAGAATATTCTAAAAAAGATCTTACTTTTAAAATTAAAGCTTACAATGCGCAGACGATTCCGGAAATTATTGGAAATAAAACAGTAGTCGGGCAAGGAGAACAAAAGGAGACCAGAATTGATCTTTTTCAAAGCAAAAAAATTCTTGATTATAAGTATCCTTATAAACTTGAAAGCGAGTTGCCGGCTTATCATAACGTTAGTGAATTGAAACGTATTTTTGAAGATCCCGATGCACTATTGATGCCGGAAATGGATTCGAATCGTCAGCCGGAAATTACCGATCTTCCTCAACCGGCGTTTATCAACAAAGGCAATCAAGAGCAGGCTAGTTCTACTGATAAAGGAACTGCCACACATTTGATTTTGGAAAAAATAGACTGGAAAAAGAAAATTGATAAAAAATATCTTCAACAGTTACTAAAAGAGAATGTTTCCGATCAAAAAATTCGGCAATCGATTGAACTTGATCAGATTATCTGGTTTGTCAATTCTGAGTTTGGCGAAGAAATAAAAAGACGTGAATCTACTTTAAAGCGTGAACAAACCTTTGCAATGCTGATTTCGGCAAAACAGATTTATCGACAAGCCAAAACAACTGACCCGGTTTTGGTTCACGGAATTATTGATGGCTATTTTATCAATCGTGATCTGATTACTTTGTTTGACTATAAAACAGACCGTTTAAGCAAGGATTATGTTTCCAAATTAAAGGAGCGCTACTCTGGTCAACTTAATCTATACGCTGCGGCCTTATCCAGTATCTATCCGAATTTAAAAGTCGCAAGAAAAGTAATTGTCGGTTTGCAGGGCAAAAGCTTGATATATTTATAA
- a CDS encoding 2,3-bisphosphoglycerate-dependent phosphoglycerate mutase, which produces MSKLVLIRHGESTANRDNIFTGWTDVPLTEKGIAQAHVAGKQLAHAGIDFNIVYTSMLQRAIVTSYIILDEIDQAWLPIIKSWRLNERHYGALRGLNKAQTAKKYGDFQVREWRRSYTTVPPLLDHEESSERYLKLGIKEPLGESAEMSWKRVQSFWEDQIAKQLRQEKNVLLVAHGSSIRVLLKFLDQISDDNFMKVEVGNGEPIIYNFDQQLKVISKTNL; this is translated from the coding sequence ATGAGTAAACTTGTATTAATCCGCCATGGAGAATCTACTGCTAATCGTGATAACATTTTTACCGGCTGGACCGATGTTCCGTTAACCGAAAAAGGAATTGCTCAAGCACATGTAGCTGGAAAACAATTAGCACATGCTGGAATTGATTTCAATATTGTTTATACTTCAATGCTTCAAAGAGCGATTGTTACCAGCTATATTATTTTGGATGAAATTGATCAGGCTTGGCTTCCTATAATTAAGTCCTGGCGTTTAAATGAACGACATTATGGTGCTTTACGCGGTCTTAATAAGGCTCAAACTGCAAAAAAATACGGAGATTTTCAAGTGAGGGAGTGGCGCCGCAGCTATACAACTGTGCCTCCGCTTTTGGACCACGAGGAATCCTCCGAGCGTTATTTAAAACTCGGTATTAAGGAACCTCTTGGCGAGTCGGCTGAAATGTCTTGGAAACGCGTTCAATCTTTTTGGGAGGATCAAATTGCCAAACAACTTCGACAGGAGAAAAATGTTCTGCTTGTTGCCCATGGTTCTTCAATTCGAGTCCTGTTAAAATTTTTGGATCAAATTTCCGATGATAATTTTATGAAAGTCGAAGTAGGCAACGGCGAACCAATTATTTATAATTTTGATCAGCAGCTAAAAGTTATTTCAAAAACCAACCTTTAG
- a CDS encoding DNA-3-methyladenine glycosylase I, giving the protein MQNQQLDFPLNDQKKRCGWVSEINKPSLEMILYHDQEWGQPSHDDRYLFELLCLETYQAGLSWAIVLKKRDAFRQAFFNFEIKRVAEITSIENLLLNKDIIRNRLKLSATINNAKIFLKIESEYGSFANYLWHFTNGKTIDNHIVNYTNIPSQNELSLAISRQMKKGGFKFTGPVTIYSYLQAVGIINDHQVDCQFNPDNN; this is encoded by the coding sequence ATGCAGAATCAGCAGCTTGATTTTCCATTAAATGATCAAAAAAAGCGCTGTGGTTGGGTCTCTGAAATAAATAAACCATCACTGGAGATGATTTTATATCATGATCAGGAGTGGGGACAACCCAGCCATGATGATCGTTATTTATTTGAATTACTTTGTTTAGAAACTTATCAAGCCGGGTTGAGCTGGGCAATTGTTTTAAAAAAGCGTGATGCTTTTCGTCAGGCTTTTTTTAATTTCGAAATCAAGAGAGTTGCTGAAATCACTTCGATTGAAAATCTTTTATTAAATAAAGATATTATTAGAAACCGGTTGAAGTTATCAGCCACTATCAATAACGCTAAAATTTTTTTGAAAATTGAAAGTGAATATGGTTCTTTTGCAAATTATCTTTGGCATTTTACGAATGGAAAAACTATTGATAATCACATTGTTAACTACACAAATATTCCGTCTCAAAACGAATTATCACTTGCTATTTCTAGACAAATGAAAAAGGGCGGTTTCAAATTTACCGGCCCAGTAACAATTTATTCTTATTTACAGGCTGTTGGCATTATCAATGATCATCAGGTTGATTGCCAATTTAACCCTGATAATAATTAG
- a CDS encoding AI-2E family transporter codes for MNYIGNFLKRKDTKLYLTLIFLIIVIYTLRNFIGVILLTTIFSYLAIKSSLFLKRRLKVPYLLAVIIVYILTLGLFISAITYAAPLLVEQLKVIPKMISKAIIDHPYLNKNIDKLINQAIHSSEIVSNSKNVLITGFREAGHVGTGFTHVVLAIFLSFVYSTSHNRLLKFGHEFLKSPYQEFFKNIYYLARKFVLILGKIIETQLLICSINTVLMAIGLSLLKMPSLLLLIIIVFIFGLVPVAGVLISVIPLSLIAFASGGLVRVVEVIALVVVIHLFESYFLHPRLMAGRTDLPVFVAFITLIIMSELLGGWGLIVGLPIVSFFLDILGVHSSEKKKKIPKTTGSDQ; via the coding sequence ATGAATTATATCGGAAATTTTTTAAAACGCAAAGATACCAAACTTTATTTAACACTGATTTTTTTAATCATCGTAATATACACCTTACGAAACTTTATTGGTGTGATCTTATTAACGACAATTTTTTCCTATTTGGCGATTAAGTCGAGTTTATTTTTAAAAAGACGGCTTAAAGTTCCTTATCTGTTAGCAGTGATTATTGTGTATATCCTTACATTAGGCCTCTTTATCAGTGCAATTACCTATGCAGCGCCGCTTTTAGTAGAACAGCTAAAAGTTATTCCAAAGATGATATCCAAGGCAATTATCGATCATCCTTATTTGAATAAAAACATTGATAAATTAATTAATCAAGCCATCCACAGCAGCGAAATTGTTTCTAACAGCAAAAATGTTTTGATCACCGGTTTTCGTGAAGCCGGCCATGTCGGCACCGGTTTTACACATGTCGTGCTGGCGATTTTCTTGAGTTTCGTTTATAGTACCAGCCACAATAGGCTCTTAAAATTCGGTCACGAATTCCTTAAGTCGCCTTATCAGGAATTTTTTAAAAATATTTATTATTTAGCCCGTAAATTCGTGCTAATTCTTGGCAAAATAATTGAAACCCAATTATTGATTTGTTCCATCAATACAGTCTTAATGGCAATCGGCCTATCACTTTTAAAAATGCCAAGCCTGCTCCTACTAATCATTATTGTTTTTATTTTCGGCCTGGTACCGGTTGCCGGAGTTTTAATTTCGGTGATACCACTAAGCCTGATTGCCTTTGCCAGCGGAGGCTTGGTCCGGGTAGTCGAAGTAATTGCCTTAGTCGTTGTAATTCATCTCTTTGAATCCTATTTCCTTCATCCTCGCCTAATGGCTGGCCGAACCGATCTACCGGTCTTTGTTGCTTTTATTACATTGATTATTATGAGTGAGCTACTCGGAGGTTGGGGACTAATTGTTGGTTTGCCGATTGTTTCTTTCTTTTTGGATATTTTAGGCGTGCATAGTTCGGAAAAGAAGAAGAAAATACCTAAAACTACCGGAAGCGATCAATAA
- a CDS encoding N-acetyltransferase yields MKEYHFKLKKDRYCVENSEGKVIGELLYSKIKEGKIVSINQIRVDPLFRGRGIAGKLLKKAVDDAIKNGQLLKTVCSFSKEAFLKNPNYQKYEYKEN; encoded by the coding sequence ATGAAGGAATATCATTTTAAGTTGAAAAAAGATCGCTATTGTGTTGAAAACAGCGAAGGAAAAGTGATTGGCGAACTTTTATACTCAAAAATTAAGGAAGGGAAAATTGTCAGCATTAATCAAATCAGAGTTGATCCGCTTTTTAGAGGTCGTGGAATTGCTGGAAAATTACTAAAAAAAGCCGTTGACGATGCAATAAAAAACGGTCAGTTGCTAAAAACAGTTTGTTCATTTTCTAAAGAAGCCTTTTTAAAGAATCCAAATTATCAAAAATATGAATACAAAGAAAATTAA
- a CDS encoding dUTP diphosphatase (catalyzes the formation of dUMP from dUTP) produces MTKDRGFEIVTRFKNTGIQLPSRETAHAAGYDLRAAEDMEIPGDGTIKLVSTGLKAYMPHDNVLFLINRSSGPYKRGLVLPNSVGVIDADYYNNEKNEGEIFVQIQSISGKTVDVKKGDRIVQAIFVPFLLADNDRAGGLRVGGFGSTGDN; encoded by the coding sequence ATGACTAAAGATCGAGGTTTTGAAATTGTAACAAGATTTAAAAATACTGGTATTCAATTGCCCAGCCGAGAAACTGCGCATGCTGCCGGCTATGATTTAAGGGCAGCTGAAGATATGGAAATACCGGGGGATGGTACGATTAAGCTGGTTTCGACCGGTCTCAAGGCTTATATGCCGCATGATAATGTTTTATTTTTGATTAATCGTTCGTCGGGACCTTATAAGCGCGGGCTGGTTCTGCCAAATTCAGTCGGTGTGATTGATGCCGATTATTACAATAATGAAAAAAATGAAGGCGAGATTTTTGTTCAGATACAGTCGATATCCGGTAAAACCGTCGATGTCAAGAAAGGAGACCGGATTGTCCAAGCGATTTTTGTTCCTTTTCTACTTGCCGATAATGATCGTGCTGGAGGCCTTCGAGTTGGTGGCTTTGGCTCCACGGGGGACAATTAA
- a CDS encoding NUDIX domain-containing protein: protein MSDEANDIVFRSELHDFKVRVTGVLFNKENRVALNPDKNDSENPYVTLPGGKLKFGETSEQAIIREFAEEMGLKVKTIRLLAVTENLYTYQQKHNNEINFTWLVKRADQESVFAKDMNEQTVIWRDPRQLEDFLPKNLGAIITSLPKTPVHLVSHN, encoded by the coding sequence ATGTCTGACGAAGCAAACGATATTGTTTTTCGAAGTGAGTTACACGATTTTAAGGTTCGGGTAACCGGAGTTTTATTTAATAAAGAAAATCGGGTGGCACTTAACCCTGATAAGAATGATTCAGAAAATCCTTATGTCACTTTACCGGGTGGAAAACTAAAATTCGGAGAAACAAGCGAGCAGGCAATTATTCGTGAATTTGCTGAAGAAATGGGCTTAAAAGTTAAAACGATCCGTTTATTGGCTGTCACAGAAAATTTATATACTTATCAGCAGAAACATAATAATGAGATTAATTTTACCTGGTTGGTTAAAAGGGCCGACCAAGAGAGCGTTTTTGCAAAAGATATGAATGAACAAACTGTTATTTGGCGCGATCCCCGGCAATTAGAAGATTTTTTGCCGAAAAATTTGGGAGCGATAATAACGAGTTTGCCAAAGACGCCGGTTCATCTTGTCAGTCACAACTAA
- the radA gene encoding DNA repair protein RadA → MAKAKTQFVCSNCGYTSARYLGRCPNCGQWNTLIEEKIVPETVVNRKARISFDGRVAKPKKISEISGNELPRTRTGLRELNRVLGGGIVPGSLILIGGDPGIGKSTLMLQVSGQLAEHGGSVLYVSGEESDNQIKLRADRLGVGSDSFIVYPETDMEQIKSIVQQIEPDYLVIDSVQTMQEPDLQSPIGSVAQIREVTADLMQIAKTNAITVFIVGHVTKDGSIAGPKILEHMVDTVLYFEGDANYKYRILRTVKNRFGSTNELGIFEMRDHGLREVANPSEIFLEERLAGATGSAITASMEGSRPILVEVQALVAPTVFGNAQRVTTGVDRNRVAQILAVLEKHANLLLQNQDAHVRITGGVKIDEPAADLAIALAVASSYHEKATNASDVFLGEVGLGGEVRSISLIEDRLKEIAKLGFKRVIVSKNNLSGIDLPKDLQVIGVSTLEEALKLGLDLNKASKQKGFADL, encoded by the coding sequence ATGGCAAAAGCAAAAACACAATTTGTTTGTTCCAACTGTGGCTATACCAGCGCGCGTTATCTTGGACGCTGCCCGAATTGTGGCCAGTGGAATACATTAATAGAAGAAAAAATTGTTCCTGAAACAGTTGTAAATCGTAAAGCTCGAATCAGTTTTGATGGGCGGGTTGCCAAACCGAAAAAGATTTCTGAAATCTCAGGTAATGAACTACCCAGAACAAGGACCGGCTTAAGGGAATTAAATCGTGTTCTTGGCGGTGGAATCGTCCCGGGAAGCTTAATTTTGATTGGCGGTGATCCAGGAATTGGAAAATCGACTTTAATGCTTCAGGTTTCCGGTCAATTGGCTGAACACGGAGGAAGCGTTCTTTATGTTTCCGGCGAAGAGTCCGATAATCAAATTAAATTGCGCGCTGATCGACTTGGGGTTGGTTCCGATTCTTTTATTGTTTATCCGGAAACGGATATGGAACAAATTAAATCGATTGTCCAACAAATCGAACCGGATTATTTGGTAATCGATTCGGTTCAGACGATGCAGGAACCAGATCTGCAGTCGCCAATTGGTTCGGTTGCTCAAATACGAGAAGTGACGGCCGACTTAATGCAGATCGCCAAAACGAATGCGATTACGGTTTTCATTGTTGGACACGTTACTAAGGATGGGTCGATCGCCGGTCCGAAAATTCTCGAGCACATGGTTGATACGGTTCTGTATTTTGAAGGGGATGCCAATTATAAGTATCGAATTCTGCGCACTGTTAAGAATCGTTTTGGTTCAACGAATGAGCTTGGTATTTTTGAGATGCGTGACCATGGTTTAAGAGAGGTTGCCAACCCATCGGAAATATTTCTTGAGGAGCGTTTGGCCGGAGCAACCGGATCGGCAATTACGGCAAGCATGGAAGGCAGCCGCCCGATTCTAGTCGAGGTACAGGCTTTGGTTGCGCCAACAGTTTTTGGTAACGCTCAGCGTGTTACGACCGGTGTTGACCGGAACCGTGTTGCCCAGATTCTGGCTGTTTTGGAAAAACATGCCAACCTGCTTTTACAAAATCAGGATGCCCACGTTCGCATTACCGGTGGTGTTAAAATTGACGAACCAGCTGCTGATTTGGCGATTGCTTTAGCTGTTGCCAGTTCCTATCATGAAAAAGCAACCAATGCCTCTGATGTTTTTCTTGGCGAAGTAGGTTTAGGAGGCGAAGTTCGTTCAATTTCTTTAATTGAAGATCGTTTAAAAGAAATTGCCAAACTTGGATTTAAACGAGTAATTGTTTCAAAGAACAATCTATCAGGAATTGATTTGCCAAAAGATCTCCAGGTAATCGGCGTTTCTACTTTGGAGGAAGCGCTAAAATTAGGGCTTGATTTGAATAAAGCTTCCAAACAAAAAGGTTTTGCTGATTTATGA
- the pgmB gene encoding beta-phosphoglucomutase produces the protein MAKFSDIKGFTFDLDGVITDTAKFHEQAWHQTADEVKTPWTKQLAANLKGISRMDSLEMILKAGNHEKNYSHEEKVALADKKNKKYQQLIKQLTPADILPGMEKLLNDLRIAGYQMSVASASKNAPGILEQLGISDYFKGIVDPATLHAGKPNPEIFVRAGEILGFKPEEMIGLEDASAGIESIKGSGQTALGIGPATKAADPDLYFDNTAEVNLMAIKARMV, from the coding sequence ATGGCAAAATTTTCGGACATTAAAGGTTTTACTTTTGATTTAGATGGCGTTATTACCGATACGGCCAAATTTCACGAACAAGCTTGGCACCAAACGGCTGATGAGGTTAAGACACCTTGGACCAAGCAGCTTGCAGCTAATTTGAAGGGTATTTCCCGGATGGATTCTTTGGAAATGATTTTAAAGGCTGGCAATCATGAGAAAAATTACAGTCATGAAGAGAAGGTCGCCTTAGCCGATAAGAAAAACAAAAAATATCAGCAATTAATTAAGCAATTAACACCGGCCGATATTTTACCCGGCATGGAGAAATTGCTCAATGATTTAAGGATCGCTGGTTATCAAATGAGCGTTGCCAGTGCTTCGAAGAATGCTCCCGGAATACTTGAACAGTTGGGAATCAGCGATTATTTTAAAGGAATTGTCGATCCGGCAACTTTACATGCCGGAAAACCGAATCCGGAGATTTTTGTTCGTGCCGGCGAGATCCTTGGTTTTAAACCTGAAGAAATGATTGGTTTGGAAGATGCTTCGGCCGGAATTGAATCAATTAAAGGATCCGGTCAGACAGCTCTGGGAATTGGACCGGCAACTAAAGCAGCTGATCCGGATCTTTATTTTGATAATACAGCTGAAGTGAATTTAATGGCGATTAAAGCACGTATGGTTTAA
- the rdgB gene encoding RdgB/HAM1 family non-canonical purine NTP pyrophosphatase produces the protein MQRIIFATKNRGKSQEVASILDGRFDLLDLNHLSDIPEIIENGSTFLENAEIKAKTIAKLYPTDLVMAEDTGLCIDALNGRPGIYSARYAGDHNDEANIEKVLKELKGLPIEKRSAHFTTVIVLLGLKKEIIAKGISEGIILDHQEGKDGFGYDPIFYSPELEKSFGRASEREKDSVSHRAKALKDLISQIEA, from the coding sequence ATGCAGAGAATTATATTCGCCACGAAAAACAGAGGAAAAAGCCAGGAAGTTGCTTCAATTCTGGACGGCCGGTTTGACTTGCTTGACTTAAATCATTTATCGGATATTCCAGAAATTATTGAAAATGGATCAACTTTTCTGGAAAATGCTGAAATCAAGGCAAAAACAATCGCAAAACTGTATCCAACCGACTTAGTTATGGCCGAAGATACCGGACTTTGTATTGATGCTTTAAACGGACGCCCTGGTATCTATTCTGCTCGTTATGCAGGCGATCATAATGATGAGGCGAATATTGAAAAAGTATTGAAAGAACTAAAGGGCCTTCCAATAGAAAAACGATCTGCCCACTTTACAACGGTTATTGTTTTGCTTGGTTTAAAAAAAGAGATTATCGCTAAAGGAATTAGCGAAGGGATTATTTTAGACCATCAGGAAGGCAAAGATGGTTTTGGTTATGATCCAATTTTTTATTCGCCGGAATTAGAAAAAAGCTTTGGCCGGGCAAGCGAAAGAGAAAAGGATTCGGTTTCCCACCGCGCCAAGGCTTTAAAAGATTTAATCTCGCAAATTGAGGCCTAA